In Tepidimicrobium xylanilyticum, a single window of DNA contains:
- a CDS encoding ABC transporter permease — protein MSNNSISQEHAKYLNRIKKRKRNILIVQISILIVGLMLWEVAARLKWIDSFLTSYPTGIWQLFLRYLKEGDLLYHVGISVFETIVGFTAGTLLGILVAIGLWWSDFWAKVLDPYLVVLNSLPKTALAPIIIIWIGAGYSGIIVTAITISIVVTIMNVYFSFISVDKDKIKLLQTFGATKYQILRKVVLPYSIPTMISTLKVNIGLSWVGVIVGEFLVSKAGIGYLIVYGGQVFKLDLVMMSVFVLALISAMMYKVISILEDKFLKWNE, from the coding sequence ATGTCTAATAATTCAATATCTCAGGAACATGCTAAGTATCTAAATAGGATTAAGAAAAGAAAGCGTAATATTTTAATTGTACAAATCTCCATATTAATAGTAGGATTAATGCTCTGGGAGGTAGCAGCTAGACTTAAATGGATAGATTCATTTTTAACTAGCTATCCTACAGGTATTTGGCAATTATTTTTGCGGTATTTAAAAGAAGGAGACCTTTTATACCATGTTGGGATTTCTGTCTTTGAAACCATTGTAGGTTTTACTGCTGGAACACTACTGGGAATCCTTGTTGCAATAGGATTATGGTGGTCTGACTTTTGGGCAAAAGTACTTGATCCTTATCTTGTAGTGCTTAATAGCTTACCTAAAACTGCTCTCGCCCCTATAATAATCATTTGGATTGGTGCAGGATACTCTGGAATTATAGTTACAGCCATTACAATTTCAATAGTTGTTACAATTATGAATGTCTATTTTAGCTTCATATCAGTAGACAAGGATAAAATCAAACTACTGCAAACCTTTGGAGCTACTAAGTATCAAATCTTGAGAAAAGTGGTATTACCCTATTCTATACCTACTATGATCAGTACTTTGAAGGTAAATATCGGGCTGTCGTGGGTAGGAGTAATTGTAGGTGAGTTTCTTGTGTCTAAAGCAGGAATAGGTTATCTGATAGTATATGGTGGTCAAGTTTTTAAACTGGACTTGGTAATGATGAGTGTCTTCGTCTTAGCCTTGATCTCAGCAATGATGTATAAAGTAATATCCATTTTAGAGGATAAATTCTTGAAATGGAACGAATAA
- a CDS encoding thymidine kinase has protein sequence MHQYRGKLIVHTGSMFSGKTSSLEKDVKRFNIAKYKTLAFKPAIDNRYKKNAIVTHDLTSINAILVNDIDEIIEYCNELEPDVIAIDEIQFLGGLVENIVSGINSLLEKGLTVIVAGLDIDFTGTPFEIVKELMPIADYLYKHHAVCVRCGNDGWVSHRKSKDMERIKIGATDEYEPLCRKCFLEAREESGFNK, from the coding sequence TTGCATCAATACAGAGGAAAATTAATTGTTCACACTGGCTCTATGTTTTCAGGTAAAACATCTAGTTTAGAAAAGGATGTTAAAAGGTTTAATATTGCCAAATATAAAACATTAGCTTTTAAACCTGCCATTGACAATAGATATAAGAAAAATGCAATTGTAACCCATGATCTGACTTCAATAAATGCAATTTTAGTCAATGATATAGATGAGATAATAGAGTACTGTAATGAGTTAGAACCTGATGTAATTGCCATTGATGAAATACAGTTTTTAGGTGGATTAGTGGAGAATATTGTTTCCGGTATTAATAGTTTGCTTGAAAAAGGATTGACCGTTATAGTAGCTGGATTAGATATAGATTTTACTGGAACGCCTTTTGAGATTGTAAAGGAACTAATGCCTATTGCAGATTACCTATATAAGCACCATGCTGTATGCGTAAGATGTGGTAATGATGGATGGGTAAGTCACAGAAAATCAAAGGATATGGAAAGAATTAAAATAGGCGCTACTGATGAATATGAGCCTTTATGTAGAAAATGCTTCCTAGAAGCAAGAGAAGAATCTGGTTTTAATAAGTAG
- the fosB gene encoding metallothiol transferase FosB: MRPINHITFSVSNLEKSIEFYQKVFGAKLLVKGEKLAYFDLDGLWLALNLEEDIPRNEIYKSYTHISFTIDEKDYDKKLEKLKRLNVNIQEGRSRYEEEGKSIYFRDPDGHLFEFHTKSREDRINFYKKNRHDLEFFI, encoded by the coding sequence ATGAGACCAATTAACCATATAACCTTTTCAGTTTCAAATCTTGAGAAGTCCATAGAATTTTATCAAAAGGTTTTTGGGGCAAAGTTGCTTGTAAAAGGAGAAAAGCTTGCTTATTTTGATTTAGATGGATTATGGTTGGCTCTAAACCTTGAGGAAGACATACCAAGGAATGAAATATATAAATCATATACCCATATAAGTTTTACTATAGATGAAAAGGATTACGATAAAAAATTAGAGAAGTTGAAGAGATTAAATGTGAATATTCAGGAAGGCAGATCAAGATATGAAGAAGAAGGAAAGTCCATTTATTTTCGTGATCCAGATGGACATCTGTTTGAATTTCATACTAAGTCTAGGGAAGATAGGATTAATTTTTACAAGAAAAATAGGCATGATTTAGAGTTTTTCATATAA
- a CDS encoding ATP-binding cassette domain-containing protein, whose translation MDRVYFKINEGKLVGYIGPNGSGKSTTIKNIKWNSYAGLGEISSIR comes from the coding sequence TTGGATAGAGTATACTTTAAAATCAATGAGGGAAAATTGGTAGGATATATAGGACCAAATGGGTCAGGTAAATCTACTACAATAAAAAATATTAAGTGGAATTCTTATGCCGGACTCGGGGAAATATCAAGTATTAGGTAA
- a CDS encoding manganese efflux pump MntP has translation MKIFELIVIGFGLAMDAFAVAVCKGLSMEEMDYKNALVTGGFFGGFQALMPFVGYILCIQFSVYIKALDHWIAFILLFIIGIKKIKESRDNSCPMSEEAFSLKNMLVLSIATSIDALAIGITFALLKVNIYMAVTIIGIITFSTSCIGVKLGYDLGCKFKSKAEVLGGLILIVVGTKILLEHLGIMG, from the coding sequence ATGAAAATATTTGAGCTAATAGTTATTGGATTTGGGTTAGCCATGGATGCATTTGCAGTTGCAGTATGTAAAGGTTTATCTATGGAAGAGATGGACTATAAAAATGCACTTGTTACTGGTGGTTTCTTTGGAGGTTTCCAAGCCCTTATGCCTTTTGTGGGATACATATTATGTATTCAATTTTCGGTTTACATCAAGGCTTTGGACCATTGGATTGCTTTTATACTGCTTTTTATAATTGGGATAAAAAAGATAAAGGAATCAAGAGATAATTCTTGCCCAATGAGTGAGGAAGCCTTTAGCTTAAAAAATATGTTAGTTTTATCTATTGCCACCAGCATCGATGCCCTAGCCATAGGTATAACATTTGCCCTGTTGAAGGTAAATATATATATGGCTGTAACCATAATTGGAATTATAACATTTTCCACTTCCTGTATTGGAGTTAAATTAGGCTATGATCTGGGGTGCAAATTCAAATCAAAAGCTGAGGTGTTAGGCGGCCTTATTTTAATAGTTGTAGGTACTAAAATATTATTAGAGCATCTAGGTATTATGGGATAA
- a CDS encoding MBL fold metallo-hydrolase codes for MVLEIYPDIYLLEIPLPNNPLRSLNSYVIKSKELNLIIDTGFNIEECKDAFMKGLKDLNINIENTSLLITHLHSDHSGLAASLNQKGVKVYAGEIDGNMINEMTKEEYWKRFDDYKILFDLERDNISIDDHPGYKYCPKKPIDFIPLEEGQILTIGNYKLEVVDIPGHTPGHIGLYEREHRLFFGGDHVLNRITPNISFWGFNGDILSIYFESLKKVYDYSIDFLFSSHRSIVTAHRKRIEQLLKHHAERLNEIRGIIKDKKMSIRDVASKMHWDLRCDSWEYFPSPQKWFASGEAMSHLEHLAYIGEAERTEKNGILYYKLIG; via the coding sequence ATGGTATTAGAAATATATCCAGATATTTATTTATTAGAGATTCCATTACCTAATAATCCTCTTAGGTCACTAAATAGTTATGTGATTAAATCGAAAGAATTAAACTTAATCATTGACACGGGATTTAACATAGAAGAATGTAAAGATGCATTTATGAAAGGGTTGAAGGATTTAAATATAAATATTGAAAATACCAGTTTGCTAATAACCCATCTCCATTCAGACCATTCTGGATTGGCGGCTAGTTTAAATCAGAAAGGGGTTAAGGTGTATGCAGGAGAAATAGATGGAAATATGATTAATGAAATGACTAAGGAAGAGTATTGGAAAAGATTTGATGATTATAAAATATTGTTCGATTTAGAGAGGGATAATATATCCATAGATGATCATCCTGGTTATAAGTACTGTCCTAAGAAACCTATAGACTTTATTCCATTAGAGGAAGGCCAGATATTGACCATAGGAAATTATAAATTGGAGGTAGTAGATATACCTGGCCATACACCTGGCCATATTGGACTATATGAAAGGGAGCATAGACTATTTTTTGGAGGAGATCATGTCCTCAATAGGATAACACCTAATATTAGCTTTTGGGGATTTAATGGTGATATATTGTCCATATACTTTGAGAGCTTAAAAAAAGTCTATGATTACTCCATTGATTTCCTATTTTCTTCCCATAGAAGCATTGTAACAGCTCATAGGAAAAGGATTGAACAATTGCTAAAACATCATGCTGAGCGATTGAATGAGATCAGGGGGATTATAAAGGATAAAAAGATGAGCATTAGGGATGTAGCATCAAAAATGCATTGGGATTTAAGGTGCGATAGTTGGGAATATTTCCCTAGTCCTCAAAAGTGGTTTGCATCAGGAGAAGCTATGAGTCATTTAGAGCATTTAGCCTATATTGGAGAGGCCGAAAGAACTGAGAAAAATGGAATATTGTATTATAAATTAATAGGATAA
- a CDS encoding ABC transporter ATP-binding protein has product MDKKTLVEIKNLGMTYHTFNGETEAIHNIDFNVYEGEILGIVGPSGCGKSTLLSIIAGLIKPSTGKVLVNGKKVTGPMKDIGYMFQRDHLFEWRTILQNVLLGLEIQGKVKDKDVKKAEKLLETYGLLDFKNSYPRQLSGGMRQRAALIRTLIVEPKLLLLDEPFSALDYQTRLAIADEIGVILKKENKTALLVTHDIAEAISMSDRIIVLTNRPASIKDIINIELSCPGGEWSPIKCREAPEFRHYFNKIWKELDVHV; this is encoded by the coding sequence ATGGATAAAAAAACTTTAGTTGAAATTAAAAATTTAGGTATGACCTACCATACTTTTAATGGGGAAACAGAGGCCATACACAATATAGATTTTAATGTATACGAAGGTGAAATATTAGGAATTGTAGGCCCTAGTGGCTGTGGAAAATCTACCTTGCTTTCCATTATTGCAGGTCTAATTAAGCCTTCAACAGGTAAGGTGTTAGTTAATGGAAAAAAGGTAACAGGTCCAATGAAAGATATAGGCTATATGTTTCAGCGAGACCACCTGTTTGAGTGGCGAACGATTCTTCAAAATGTATTACTAGGTCTTGAGATCCAGGGTAAGGTAAAAGATAAGGATGTTAAAAAAGCAGAAAAACTATTGGAAACTTACGGGTTATTAGACTTTAAAAATAGCTATCCCAGACAGCTGTCTGGAGGAATGAGACAAAGAGCTGCTTTAATAAGAACATTAATTGTAGAACCTAAGCTACTCCTATTGGACGAACCCTTTTCCGCTTTAGACTATCAGACAAGATTGGCAATAGCTGATGAAATTGGTGTTATCCTAAAAAAAGAGAATAAAACTGCTCTTTTAGTAACTCACGATATTGCTGAAGCAATATCCATGTCCGATCGAATAATCGTGTTAACCAATAGGCCTGCAAGTATTAAAGATATTATAAATATTGAGTTGAGTTGCCCCGGAGGAGAATGGAGCCCAATTAAATGTCGTGAAGCTCCTGAATTTAGACATTACTTTAACAAAATATGGAAGGAGCTTGATGTTCATGTCTAA
- the trhA gene encoding PAQR family membrane homeostasis protein TrhA: MKNLRRYSKKEEIANSLTHGLGAIFGITALIILLIYSIRAKDILSIIAFSIYGFCLILMYLSSTLYHSISNKKAKEILRVFDHSSIFLFIAGTYTPVALLSLEGSLRVGIMIAIWSIAIIGVIFKIFTAGKFDKYKAISLIIYIAMGWLAIFTFRPIVRMTSLKFMLWILGGGLTYTLGTIFYSNKKIPYNHAIWHLFVLGGTVLHFIGILIHLL; the protein is encoded by the coding sequence TTGAAAAATTTAAGAAGATATTCAAAAAAAGAGGAGATAGCTAATAGCCTAACTCATGGCCTCGGAGCAATCTTTGGTATTACAGCCCTAATCATACTGTTAATTTATTCTATTAGAGCCAAAGATATTCTTTCTATTATTGCTTTTAGCATATATGGGTTTTGCTTGATACTAATGTATTTGTCATCAACTCTTTATCATTCTATTAGCAATAAAAAGGCAAAAGAAATATTAAGGGTGTTTGATCATTCTTCTATATTTTTGTTTATAGCAGGAACTTATACCCCTGTTGCTTTGCTTTCATTGGAAGGAAGCTTAAGGGTGGGAATTATGATAGCAATTTGGTCTATTGCTATTATAGGAGTAATATTTAAAATATTTACTGCAGGAAAATTCGATAAGTATAAGGCAATTTCTCTAATTATTTACATAGCAATGGGTTGGTTAGCAATATTTACTTTTAGGCCCATAGTAAGGATGACATCCTTAAAATTCATGCTATGGATTTTAGGTGGGGGATTAACATATACTTTAGGAACTATATTCTACAGTAATAAAAAAATTCCATATAATCATGCTATATGGCACTTATTTGTATTGGGTGGGACAGTACTCCATTTTATAGGGATATTAATACATCTGCTTTGA
- a CDS encoding P-loop NTPase family protein, whose protein sequence is MPDSGKYQVLGKVPWEERIEHVGNIGVVFGQRTQLCWDLPVIDSFELLRDIYKISQNDYMKAKRELTELLDLGNFINTPVRQ, encoded by the coding sequence ATGCCGGACTCGGGGAAATATCAAGTATTAGGTAAGGTTCCATGGGAAGAGAGGATAGAACATGTAGGAAATATTGGAGTAGTATTTGGTCAGAGGACCCAACTATGTTGGGATTTACCCGTTATAGATTCCTTTGAACTTTTGAGAGATATATACAAAATTTCCCAAAATGATTATATGAAAGCAAAAAGGGAACTTACCGAATTGTTGGATTTGGGAAATTTCATAAATACTCCTGTTAGGCAATAA
- a CDS encoding SagB/ThcOx family dehydrogenase, translating to MDKTIGQEFMEKTKYQYLEESDQQKGLPQPSLELEYAKDGTLIDLPKAEDIEVKPLDLREAIESRKSLRKYADKPLTIEELSYLLWCTQGVKTITSRPSTLRNVPSAGARHSFETYLLINMVDGMKPGLYRYLAIEHKLLEINTEHDIANKMSKSCLDQIFVKNSAVTFMWTTIIYRMKWRYGERGYRYIHLDAGHVCQNLYLAAQSIDCGVCAIAAFDDDEINNLLGLDGEEQFVVYIGTVGKKIE from the coding sequence GTGGATAAAACAATTGGACAGGAGTTTATGGAAAAGACCAAATACCAATATTTGGAAGAGTCAGATCAGCAAAAGGGATTGCCTCAACCATCTCTAGAATTGGAATACGCTAAGGATGGAACACTAATAGACCTACCTAAAGCAGAGGATATAGAGGTTAAGCCTTTAGATTTGAGAGAAGCTATTGAATCAAGGAAAAGCTTAAGAAAATATGCAGATAAACCGCTGACTATTGAGGAATTATCCTACCTATTGTGGTGTACCCAAGGAGTTAAAACAATCACTTCAAGACCATCTACTTTAAGAAATGTTCCTTCAGCAGGAGCAAGACATTCTTTTGAAACCTATCTACTTATAAACATGGTAGATGGAATGAAACCAGGATTATATAGGTACTTAGCTATTGAACATAAGCTTTTAGAAATTAATACAGAGCATGATATAGCCAATAAGATGAGCAAAAGCTGTCTTGACCAAATTTTTGTGAAAAATAGCGCAGTAACCTTCATGTGGACTACTATAATCTACAGGATGAAATGGAGATATGGGGAAAGAGGCTATAGATACATACATTTAGATGCTGGACATGTTTGCCAAAACCTATACTTAGCTGCCCAATCCATAGATTGTGGAGTTTGTGCCATTGCAGCCTTTGACGATGATGAGATAAATAACCTACTTGGTTTAGATGGAGAGGAACAATTTGTAGTCTATATTGGTACTGTAGGTAAAAAGATAGAGTAG
- a CDS encoding cysteine-rich CWC family protein has product MALTEQEKTCPICGKNNNCQHGEGSCWCTEVEIPSHIFELVPDDKKGKVCICKDCIDRYTRNKG; this is encoded by the coding sequence TTGGCTTTAACGGAACAGGAAAAAACTTGCCCTATTTGTGGCAAGAACAATAATTGTCAACATGGAGAGGGTAGCTGTTGGTGTACTGAAGTGGAGATACCAAGTCATATCTTTGAGTTAGTACCAGATGATAAAAAGGGCAAAGTATGTATATGCAAGGACTGTATAGATAGATATACAAGGAATAAAGGTTAG
- a CDS encoding DUF1667 domain-containing protein, whose product MNRIIKCKACPVGCELTIYKDQLSPTEYTVEGNSCGRGIEFGIKEVTEPSRVLTGRVLLKNAAMKHLPVKTTGVIPKDKIDDCLEILKTTEVTAPIKKGDLIIENILGLGVDVIAARRVK is encoded by the coding sequence ATGAATAGGATAATAAAATGCAAAGCTTGCCCAGTTGGCTGTGAACTTACAATATATAAAGACCAATTATCCCCTACTGAATATACCGTTGAAGGAAATAGCTGTGGTAGGGGAATAGAATTTGGGATAAAAGAAGTTACTGAGCCTTCAAGGGTATTAACGGGTAGGGTGCTACTAAAAAATGCTGCCATGAAACACCTGCCCGTAAAAACTACAGGAGTAATCCCAAAGGATAAGATAGACGATTGTTTGGAAATCCTTAAAACAACTGAAGTTACTGCCCCTATTAAAAAAGGAGATTTGATAATAGAAAACATTTTAGGATTAGGTGTAGATGTAATAGCAGCAAGAAGGGTTAAATAG
- a CDS encoding ABC-2 family transporter protein yields MAAIAGVCTQFFFGLIRVMVFYAFYSATNDKVPLTYSQAVTYIWMGQAMFSMIPWNGDSEVQNLIRTGNVSYELLRPINLYNHWLCRAFAFKYCSYYSPGRTYLYNNFIFITKGL; encoded by the coding sequence ATGGCTGCTATTGCAGGGGTATGTACTCAGTTCTTTTTTGGACTGATTCGAGTTATGGTTTTCTATGCCTTCTATAGTGCAACTAATGATAAAGTACCTTTAACTTATAGTCAGGCTGTAACCTATATATGGATGGGACAAGCTATGTTTAGTATGATACCTTGGAATGGAGATAGTGAAGTACAAAACTTGATTCGAACTGGAAATGTGAGCTATGAATTACTAAGACCAATCAATCTATATAATCATTGGTTATGTAGGGCCTTTGCCTTTAAGTACTGCTCCTACTATTCTCCGGGCCGTACCTATCTTTACAATAACTTTATTTTTATTACCAAAGGACTATGA
- a CDS encoding MFS transporter, translating into MDYLKALKKTAFYISFPFSIIGFFLPVYAYSIGISVMELGFIYSAFSLFTILMRPAVGLLIDKKGRKIGVVLGIFFYCLVNLFLFIGDDFIHLFAVRTFQGIASSFLWISMDTIISDISHEGNRSENFGIIDESLNRGDFLGAFIGFTIIFNNLFRNSFKAVFFLYLITSLISLFYAIFKIEETISLKKSYKENLASNNKSFNLFLILMGLTAFVSNLTGHIYLVYVRENITDKLYLISYLFIPGAILSMFLPNKLGKISDKYDRRKILSIGILMLGFLYLLIPSAKDYYYFMVINVLISIVSMFCEPAEYALVIDIVGENQRGKSYGKYKLALGLGGMLGPILGAFIYEQIGDIFVFYVKGLMLIGLSILTYKLLNKKAPLIETKNVRSTS; encoded by the coding sequence TTTCTGTTATGGAATTAGGTTTTATTTATTCTGCTTTTTCACTATTTACCATTTTAATGCGACCAGCTGTTGGTTTGTTAATCGATAAAAAGGGTAGAAAAATTGGGGTAGTATTGGGTATATTTTTTTATTGTTTAGTAAATCTTTTTTTGTTTATTGGCGATGATTTTATACATCTATTTGCTGTGAGAACTTTTCAAGGTATAGCTAGTTCCTTTTTATGGATTAGCATGGATACAATAATATCCGATATAAGCCATGAAGGTAATAGGTCTGAAAACTTTGGTATTATAGATGAATCCCTAAATAGAGGGGATTTTCTAGGTGCTTTTATTGGGTTTACCATTATATTTAATAATCTATTTAGAAATTCCTTTAAAGCCGTATTTTTTTTATATCTAATTACTAGCTTAATTAGCCTATTTTATGCTATCTTTAAGATAGAGGAAACTATCTCATTAAAAAAATCCTATAAAGAAAATTTAGCAAGCAATAATAAAAGTTTCAATCTTTTTTTAATATTAATGGGATTAACTGCTTTTGTATCCAACTTAACAGGCCATATTTACCTAGTATATGTTAGGGAGAATATTACGGATAAATTGTATTTAATCAGCTATCTATTCATCCCAGGCGCTATTCTATCCATGTTTCTACCTAATAAACTTGGCAAAATTTCTGATAAATACGATAGGAGAAAAATATTATCTATTGGAATATTGATGCTTGGATTTCTATATCTATTGATTCCCTCAGCTAAAGATTATTACTACTTTATGGTAATTAATGTATTAATCTCTATAGTTTCAATGTTTTGTGAACCTGCTGAGTATGCTTTGGTAATTGATATTGTCGGTGAAAACCAAAGGGGAAAATCTTACGGAAAGTATAAATTGGCTCTTGGACTAGGAGGAATGCTAGGTCCAATACTTGGTGCTTTTATATATGAACAAATAGGAGATATATTTGTATTCTATGTTAAAGGTTTAATGTTAATTGGCCTTAGTATTTTGACATATAAGCTATTAAATAAGAAAGCCCCATTGATAGAAACTAAAAACGTAAGGAGTACATCATAG
- a CDS encoding sensor histidine kinase: MDIWRKFNTILRKILYIIFFTDIISRNKGNTIDLIIYSTLLALAIFNDYLRSYHLYKKSNTIYYTSIIISIVIVSVLEFFVGGNIKIYLFMILIDVAFLRDKKALIYLYTLNALAIIFIPLFRFAWLDGIGILQVILESPRDFLMMIILVLFSSASVFSYRALLIEKNRVEKLNEEIEKLTISKERNRVAQEIHDNIGHNLIALNMNLDVLFNMVDKEDKLNEIIVKCQRLTKDSVENLRRAVYALKDESIFENFSRSLEELRQNIADNSNIQIEYDIDPKIEDFSPEYKNILYTTIKESITNSIKHGKANKVNIDIEVGDRIQMRIKDNGIGCEEIVKGNGLVGIEERISRVNGQIRFITEKNKGFRTEIILPI; this comes from the coding sequence ATGGATATTTGGAGGAAGTTCAATACAATATTGAGAAAAATTTTATATATTATTTTTTTTACCGATATCATATCAAGGAACAAAGGAAACACAATAGATTTAATCATCTATTCAACTCTGTTGGCTTTGGCAATTTTTAACGACTATTTAAGATCCTATCATCTCTATAAAAAATCTAATACCATATATTATACTTCTATAATAATTTCGATTGTCATTGTATCTGTCTTAGAATTTTTTGTAGGGGGAAATATAAAAATTTATCTATTTATGATTTTAATCGATGTTGCTTTTCTAAGAGATAAAAAGGCATTGATATACCTTTACACTCTTAATGCCTTAGCAATTATATTTATTCCTCTTTTTAGATTTGCCTGGCTGGATGGAATAGGTATTCTCCAAGTAATCTTAGAGTCTCCAAGGGATTTTTTGATGATGATTATACTGGTATTATTTTCTTCGGCTTCCGTATTCTCCTACAGGGCCTTATTGATAGAGAAAAACAGGGTGGAAAAACTAAATGAAGAAATAGAGAAGCTCACCATATCTAAGGAGAGAAATAGGGTGGCCCAAGAAATCCACGACAATATAGGCCATAATCTCATAGCCCTAAATATGAATCTGGATGTATTGTTCAATATGGTGGATAAAGAAGATAAGTTAAATGAAATAATAGTAAAATGCCAAAGGCTAACGAAAGATAGTGTGGAAAATTTAAGAAGAGCAGTATATGCGCTAAAAGATGAGAGCATATTTGAAAATTTTAGTAGATCCTTGGAGGAATTAAGGCAGAATATTGCTGATAATTCTAATATCCAAATAGAATACGATATAGACCCTAAGATTGAAGATTTTTCTCCAGAGTATAAAAATATATTATATACCACCATTAAAGAGAGTATTACCAACAGTATTAAACATGGGAAAGCAAATAAGGTGAATATAGATATAGAGGTAGGGGATCGAATACAAATGAGGATAAAAGATAATGGAATTGGTTGCGAAGAAATCGTAAAGGGAAATGGGCTTGTTGGAATAGAAGAAAGGATTAGTAGAGTCAATGGCCAAATTCGATTTATAACTGAAAAAAATAAAGGGTTTAGGACTGAAATAATACTGCCTATTTAA
- a CDS encoding peptidylprolyl isomerase, with protein sequence MSLEQLELPEKGEEIVVMETNYGIIKMRLFPDVAPKAVENFKTHVENGYYDGLTFHRVIDGFMIQGGDPLGTGVGGESIWGQPFEDEFHINYHNFRGALSMANAGPNTNGSQFFIVQRDTVEESLIDQMAQIGEEGGFPEAVVKAYGELGGTPHLDYRHTVFGQVFEGMDVVDKIAAVKTDLNDKPIQPVIILKVKIAEYY encoded by the coding sequence GTGTCGTTAGAGCAATTGGAATTACCCGAAAAAGGTGAGGAAATAGTAGTAATGGAAACCAATTATGGGATTATTAAGATGAGGCTTTTTCCAGATGTAGCACCAAAGGCTGTAGAAAATTTTAAAACTCATGTTGAAAATGGCTATTATGATGGATTGACCTTCCATAGGGTAATAGATGGTTTTATGATACAGGGGGGAGACCCTCTTGGAACTGGAGTTGGTGGAGAAAGCATATGGGGACAGCCTTTTGAGGATGAATTCCACATTAATTATCACAACTTTAGAGGTGCCTTATCCATGGCAAATGCGGGACCAAACACCAATGGCAGCCAGTTTTTCATAGTTCAAAGGGATACGGTTGAAGAATCTTTAATCGATCAAATGGCCCAAATAGGTGAAGAGGGTGGATTCCCTGAAGCTGTTGTAAAAGCTTATGGAGAATTAGGAGGCACACCCCATCTGGACTATAGACATACCGTTTTCGGCCAAGTATTTGAGGGGATGGATGTGGTGGATAAGATTGCAGCTGTGAAAACCGACTTGAACGATAAGCCCATTCAACCAGTTATAATATTGAAAGTTAAAATAGCAGAGTATTATTGA
- a CDS encoding nitroreductase family protein: MDVLEAIFTRRSIRRFTGEPIKEEDLRTILKAGFQAPSAHNYEPREYVVVRDKEVLDRIAEFHKYAKMLPKAGCGIIVCGDKEKQPEIGFLVEDCSASIQNMLLAAHGLGLGAVWCGIYSVEKLIKSVADVLELPDNLIPIGMVVVGVKAEDKEPIDRFDENKVHFDKWK; this comes from the coding sequence ATGGATGTATTAGAAGCCATATTTACAAGGAGGAGCATACGAAGATTTACAGGAGAGCCAATTAAGGAAGAGGATTTAAGAACCATATTAAAGGCTGGGTTTCAAGCTCCATCAGCTCATAATTATGAGCCAAGAGAATATGTAGTGGTAAGGGATAAAGAGGTATTGGATAGAATCGCAGAATTCCACAAGTATGCAAAGATGCTACCAAAAGCAGGATGTGGAATAATCGTATGCGGAGATAAGGAAAAGCAGCCAGAAATAGGTTTTCTTGTAGAGGACTGTTCTGCATCCATACAAAATATGCTATTAGCAGCCCATGGATTAGGCTTAGGGGCTGTATGGTGTGGAATTTATTCCGTAGAAAAGCTGATTAAATCTGTGGCAGACGTATTAGAACTACCGGATAATTTAATACCAATTGGTATGGTAGTGGTTGGAGTTAAAGCTGAGGATAAGGAACCTATAGATAGATTTGATGAAAATAAAGTCCATTTTGACAAATGGAAATAA